ACCGTCGTTCGCCCCTTCCCTTCCATTTTCAATCTACTCCACCCTTACCCTTCCTCCTTTGACCTCATCATTCCCATCTCTCCCCCTCTTCATCCATTATTCACATCGTTGTTGGCCTCTTCGCTATCTTCTTTGTCACTGACCTCCCTTATCTCATCCTCCCACCACCATCACATGAGCTACCGCCGCCATCCATCCCCCACTaccttttttgtttatttcatttattatttttatattttttataattagtcGTAGTATTTTTCCTATTATTATACTTTAGTTAAGTTGTTTTTCTCtcattagttttagttttactcTTAGTATTAGGATTAGATTTTAATTCTACTACTTTTAGCTTATTTAGTAAGTCAATTTTCGTTAGGAGGTGAACTGAACTTGGGTCATTGTGtttcatatttcaaattgtTCATCTACTATATTAATTAGTATTGATGCTGATATATCTAGTTGTCATCTTTTTGTTGCAAGTACATTATGACAAATACGAGAGGAAAAACCAAGATCGTTGTCCCTGCCTCTAAAAAGTAGAAGGCACTAGGTGCATCTTCGTCCTTATCCCTAACCATAGTCCCGAGACATGTGTATCTCCAATTTAGTCTGAGTCAACATGAAGACCAGTTTCAACATCTTAAGGAGCGACTCTTGGGGTTGGGTCCTTGCATTGATTGGGAGGCTCTACAGGCGGTTCATTCTGCTACCAAGGTTCGAGTATTGATCGACACGGTGCCATGGGATCGGTTTTTTACCATTGTGGAGCCCACATATGTCAAACTCACATTAGATTTTTGCTCGACTTTCTTCCTACAACTGACTATTTCATAGTCGGATCAGCCTCGCACTATCTCTTTCAAACTTGGGTGTACGATACATTACTTAAGCATCTCGGGCTTCGGAGTTGCCCTTGGACTATATTCCAAGGAGTTTATAAGTAACCTTGAGTTTCTGTCACTTTTCAGGTAGATTCATCGACCAACCCCACTTTGGTGTTTCGATATTACCGAGACTAAGTCACAGTATAACCCGAGTCAATCGAAGGTGACATGTTCACCTTCAGATTTGCACTATATTCATGCCATTTTGGCTCATACATTAACTGGTCGGAAGGACtggttctctacatacagtCCAGTTAAAGGTGGAGTTGTGCTTATTGAGAACAATTCACCTTGTAAgataattggtattggtacagTTCAGATCAGGGTACATGAAAAAATTATGAGGACATTGTCAAATGTCAGACATGTGTCtgatttgaagaaaaatctcatctccttaAGTATCTTAGACTCAAATGGTTGTAGGATCTTCATCGAGTCAAACGACATTAAGGATCTTGTGGAGCTCTTGTTCTGATGAGAGGATAGAAAATTGACAACCTATACATTTTGCAAGGTCTAACGGTGATTGGtgtgaaagaaattaaagaagcaAAGTCGAAACAGTCGCCACGTCGTGATGAGGACTCACGAGATGTTGCGACAAAGCGATGAAATCCATTCTTTATAAATTCTAAATCAACTTGGTTGTGGCACATGCGACTCGGTCATATGAGTGAGAAAGGTATGACTATTTTGAGTAAAATAAGTCTTCTTATAGGCACCAGAGTTGGAAACTTAGATTTCTACTAGTACTGCATTTATAAGAAGCAGACGCAAGTAAAATTTCATTTGACAGTGCACAGGACTAAAAGGACCCTTGAATACATTCATTCTACTTTATGGGCACTGACTCAAGTCACCTCCAAAGGAGGTAGCAGATATCTcttaacttttattgatgaccACTCCAAGAGAGTTTGTATTTATTTCCTGAAGCACAAAAATGAAGTCTTTGGGATCTTTAAGCAATGGAAGACCTTCTAAAAAAGTAGACTGGAAAGCCCGTAAAGCGTTTAAGCATGGATAATAGTCTCGAGTTCTGTTCAGCTAAATTTAATGATTACTGCAAAAAATAAGGAATTGAAAGACATCGCACAGTTGTTGGCACCCCGCAACAAAATAGTGTTACTGAAAGGATGAACAAAACTTTACATGAAAGAGCTCAGTGTATGCCTTCCAACGCAGACTTAGAAAAGCACTTTTGGGCAGAAGCTGTGAACCTAGCAAGCTATTTGGTGAACCAATCCCCACATCGAGCATTGGATGGAAAGGTTCCTAAAGAGATATGGTCGAGTAATCTTTCAGATTACTCTAACCTTAGAGTATTCGATTGTCCTACTTATACATGAGCTAGTCAGGAAAAGCTCGAACCAAGGGTCGTGAGATGTATCTTTTTGAGTTTCACTATCGgggtaaaatattttaagctaTGGTGCtcgaaaactaaaaacaaactATGGTGAGTAGAGATGTTATCTTTGATGAAAGTAAGATGTTTCACTTGAAAGAGGATTCGTCTACTCCTGCTGACacaataaaatagataaatttgagCAAGGTGGAGCCAAAACAGTCGCCACATTGTGACAAGGACACCTAGGACATCACAATGACGTGAAAACTTCACAAGGTAGAAGCAAAACAGAGGCAACATTACGACGAAGAGAACTGGGATGTCGTGATGAAATTCTCACGAACTCAAGGCTGAAGTTTTTTCGGTACAAAAGGAGGTTAATAAAGAAACTTCAGTTCAATTAAAGATCCCacaataattatgaaattatctCACGACAAGGTAAGACATGAGGTCAAACCACCTTAGAAGTTCTGTCGTGGAAACCTATTAGCATATGCTCTAAATGTTGCCGAGAGTATTGAGTTAGTCGATCCTTCTAATTACTTTGAGGCGGTTTAGGCTCCTAATTCCAACAAGTGACTTGCGGCTATGGAAGAGGAGAAGGAATCCCTTCAAAAGAACGAGACTTGGAAACTCGTAAAACCACCCACCAGAAAGAAGATAGTTGGTTGCAAATGGGTGTTCGAAAAGAAGGAAGGATCAAGTTTGGATGACACAAGATACAATGCAAGGTTGGTCGCAAAGGGCTACAGTTAAGTGGAGagattttattttcccaattttttctctctttttgtaAAGTATACATCCATTCAGGCGTTATTAGCCCTTCTTTCAGTATACAACCTTGAATTAGAACAGTTAGAGGTGAAGACTGCATTCCTTCATGGCGACCTAAAAGAGGATATTGATATGCATCAACCTGAAGACTTTAGGATTGAAGGAAAGGAAGACCATGTTTGCCTTCTACAAAAATAATTGTACAGTCTGAAGTAGTCTCCTCAGTAGTGGTATAAGAAGTTTGATTCTTTCATGTTAAGCATTAGTTTTGTTCGAAGTAAGTATGACAACTATGTGTATTTGCATCATCTTGATGATGgatcatttatatatttgatgctttatgttttatgatatgctAATTGCGACTAAGGATCCATCTAAAATTGATCGGTTAAAAACCATTACTAACTCTAGGTTCAAGATGAAAGACCTTGGTGTGGTTAAGAATATTTTAGGGATGGAAATTTTCAGAAATAGAAACTTCAGAAAGATATTTTTTTCTCAGAAAAGGTACATCGAAAGAATTCTTGAGCAATTTGGAATGCAAAATTCAAAATCAGTTAGTACTCCCTTAGCTGCACGCTTCAGAATTTTAACTTCAAAGATACCATAAaccaaatataaagaaaagtaCATGTCCTCGATTCCCTACTCCAGTGCAGTTAAAAGTTTATGTATGCAATGGTTTGCACTCACCTCGATATTTCATATGTTGTTAGTGTTGTAAGTAGATACATGGCTAAACTCGAAAAATTACACTGGCAAGCAGCTAAATGGATTCCCAAGTATTTTAGGGGCATATCCATTGTTTGTTTGGAATTCAGAAGAAGTTCAGAGGGTTTAGTTGGCTATGTGGACTTAGATTATGCAAAAGATTTAGACcaaagaagatctctcacaggttatctATTCGCTTTTGGCAATTGTGCTATTAGCTGGAAAGCCACGCTTCAAGCCACCATGGCTTTGTCGACTACTAAAGAAGAATATATGGCAATCATAGAAATTGTGAAAGAAGTCATTTGGTTGAGAGGCCTATTCGGGGAGCTGGTTAATAAACACGACGCGGTTGTTGTATATTGCGATAGCCAAAGTACCATATATCTCACTAAAGATTAGATGCATCATGAAAGAATAGAGCACATAGATATTCGATCACTTTGTTTGGTAGGTGGTTACTCAATGAGATGTTCAGATTCATAAGATTGACACAAAAAGTAATCCAGCCGATATGATGACCAAAAGTcttccaattttcaagttcaaacaTTGTTTGGACTTGGTTAGTATCTTGCAAAGATCAAGTTAAGCCCGTAACGAGGAACAACAAATGAAGACATGTGAAAATACaagtcaatgtggagatttgtggaTTGTGCCTCATATTTTCGAACGAAACAGAGTCGACATTGCTACGAGGAAGAGTCGACGTCCAGACAACGTGACACTCGATGTCCCAGTGAGAAGGAACTAACATCCCGACAAGGCGACATACGACGTGACGACATGTTCCCATATAAACCGAGTTTCTTCTCTTAATTAAACTCTTATTTTTTTCCTAGTCGAACTCTGATTAATTTAGgatattttagtcatatttGACCTCCGAATTTGGCCAATTATAAGGCCTTAGTAACCCTAGAATAAAGAATACAACATATTACAACATAACACAATTAAGAAAAGGCTTTAACAGatctttaagaaaattttgtgttttagtcGAAGGGTTTTGTATTCAGGATTCAGGATTAGTTTTTTATCATCTCGATCTTGTACTCTTCGATTATTTGCTCATTAGTGGTCTTTTTTTTTAcccatggttttttatcctcttttctAGAGAtgagtttttccacgtaaaattgtgtgtttaaatttctctatttttcgcTTTCATTGTTTATACGGGTCGATCACCTACAAAAAGTAAGTTTTTTAATCGAAAACAATAAACCAGTTTTTACTGAGTTAGGTGCTCCTGGAAGCTCCTTTATATGCTGACTCTTGGGATTTATGTTTCATTAGGACTAGGTGCATGTAGCAACGACCGTTGAGTCTTCATGGTTCTGCTTCCTACACATCatagatgaaatattttgatgaatgtaATTTTATGTTCAAAAGCACCTAATATCATGTATTGATTGATTGTAATTTCATCTGAACATGGTTATGTTGGACATGGTATGAAGGCAAACTTATACCATTTGTTTTCCAGAATGCATAAAGCTCTTGAAATGAAGTCTCCCTCAATGAAATATGCAGTAGCTTTTGGATTTTCACTAAAGTCCACCATCCTTCCCAAGTAATTAAATTAGTCTTTATGATATTGTGGAAGTCTAGGGTGGAAATGGAAATAGGTCATCTTGTCTGTGCtgtcatttcaatataattccAGATTGTTATTATCTTGGTTTTGTAAAATACTAGGTAAATCCCTATATATCCTTAGAGAATAGAGAGAATTCTCAGTTAATTTTATTACAGTAGGTCCAAACCATGCTATTTGCTCACAGACCTTCTTTATTTAGGTTTCTCATACTCAAAAGTGCTAATCTATTTAGAggtgagcattcgatcaaatcgaatcgaatcgaatcgaaaattttcgagttaattgagttttcgaatctcattttatcatcctaactttatttgaaattttctcgaatcgagtcgaatGAGATGgaattcaaatcgaatcgaatcgaacatatttgttcaagttaaattttaaaaaataattttgggtccttgtaaccactgtcacccatcgtaataaaatttgtccaccttaatcaatttttttattaactttcatcacctcataatttatttattaaatttttatatactggttagcttctttgcttgcttagttgtttcaattatcttcagattcttgtcactatgtattttggaattaaaaatatattaaatgtaaaaatatgatttttaataaaagttattttaaaaataaaatgtgaaattgataccaatataaaattttaacacgaatattttatggcataattaataattcaattttaatataaatattcaatatgactaaacaattcaataatataaataatataaaatgtgaaatttaatttaataatataaatagtagatataaataaaattattactatttatgtttagtgcttttttggataattttgattttttatttgtgagtaaagggtgagaagtaaaagtttagggggaaaataaaaagttttggggaataaaagtttgagggaaagtaaataagggggagtaaaattttggaggaaaaatatttaaaaaaaatggaggagggagggtttggggtagatgagaggtgggatgggaagggaataaaagttttaggggaaaagtgggagggagaaaaaattttggggtaaaataaaaggtttttagggtttttaggagtaaaattttgagaaaaagtaaatggaagagtaaaattttggtgggaaatggattttgagtagattggggggttgggaggggaggggagtaaaagtattgggggaaagtgggaagaagtaaaagttttgagggaaaagtaaaaaaatttgggagtttggggtaaaaatgtaaaatattatagtttgatattctaattattcgagttattcgaattcgaaaacttaactcgattcgaactcgaaatttgaaaataaaattcgagttgattcgaataactcgattcgtttaactcgaaattcgaatttttttttattttttcaagttgaatcgagttttgctcacacCTAAATCTATTAGATTAGtattcattttctaatttctaTTCCCCTATACTTTAAGCTGTTAATGGAGTTAACTACCTCGCCTGGCCGGAGTTTGCTATTACAATCTGGCCATGCGACTACCTCGACCTCCACTTCGTCAAAATTAGGAATTCATGAATACATATGTAGGATACTTGTAACTCCTTTGTTCCTTGTTTGCATGATTCACATGTGCTTTCAAAGTAACCGATCATGATGGGATTTACACCGTACATATGTTAAGACCTTAATAGAAGGAAACCATCCCTATAAACACCTTGCTCAGTTTGGAGAAGGAATCCTCTTCCTCTCGATCAGCTCCTTCTACCTCTcaaccaaaccaaaatcaattaaatctcTTTTACGGAGAGCACTACCGTGTGAACCGTTACGTAAACCTCCTACCTCAATTCTCCCTCAACAGTTAACACCTTTCTGATTGATTATCTCAACTTTAAAGCCTTAGCTTATGTCATCTTACCAAAGACTACGTAGAGATGACAAGAAAATGTAACATAAGCACGAACCAATATACAATcttattaaaatctatattatattaagtatgatataaaaatatataataccttaaacataattataacacaaaaaaataacagGATTGCCAGATCtagtctatatatatatatatatatatcagaatATAGGTGTAATGGTATAGAAAATATTGGCATACAATGAAGTTATCTTTTAAGTACTGGACTACGACAATATCTATCAGTTTTGAGGGGACTCTGATAAAAGATTCCAAAGAGAGCAGTTTACAGTTTTGAGTGATGGTAGGGTAAAAGTATGTGTTGTACAGTTTGAAGTAGTTGGGGAATTATATCACAGGACCTTACCATGTTGTCTTTTACAAGAGAGCTTCGAAGGAGGCAAGAGTAACATGGCCTTCATGTGCTAAACAAAAGCCAAAGTCCTTTTCAACcataaaagtgaaaataatttgcCTCTTAGACTTTTCTTGGCTCAACAAACCACACCGTATTTCGGTGATCATCAGTGGGCCTTTCTCGTCTCCTGTTTATTCTCAAACCATTTCTCTCCGAACCAATCTCATTCACAGAACATGCAAGTGTCTTTCATGGACTGTGACTCATGGGGTAATCattttgctgtttttttttttttttttgcagtaaatcttgcattgATCCCTCAACCTGTCAACATAAAAACAACTTGATTTTGCCTTTCTTTTCAGTTGGTCAACATTTTAGGATTATAAGGAAGATTTGGGTTAAGTTGAAAAATGCAACTATATGTTGCATATTAGTATCCATTAAGACCTTCAAACCAATGTACTTACGTTTGTTCTAGTGCCTTGTTGGGGATTTAAGGATCTGATTTGTCATGAAAACGTTTAGGGGGTCTTAGCCtgaggaaaacaaaaagaaaaaaccaaatcAGACACCACATCTATTGCCATTTTGGAACACTTTGTGAGCCTAGAACATGGAGGCATTTGAAGAATAGCAATTATTGTCtctaaaactatataaaaaaaatatttccttattttaagTGGTGGAGATTTCAGAGAGGACCACATTCAAAAGAAAACCCATCGGCCCTTTGGGACATTCTTTTCCAAACTGCACCCAACACTCAAGGGGCTTTTATGCCCTGGCATGTTTGGcttaatttccatttttctGATTAAAAATGGCTAACTGAATTGAAATGCTGACCATgtaaggagaaaaaaaaagcaattctATGATCAAAACCTGCAAATGTAACAGTAAAAAACCACATGGGTTTCTGCAAAAAGCCTTTGGATACTGCATGCAGTGAAAAATTGTTGTGTTTCTTGTGCCTTTCAGACTCAGACCACAGAATCACAAGCCAAAACAATCACAAATATCCAAAACCAACAAAACTGTTGTACAGTTCCCTCCAGTACACTTACTATCGGTCCCTGATTTCAGGTAGAGACACACACAGAGATGAACCAAGGCAAACTCCTTGTAAATTATAAAGAACTatagtaaaaggactaaatgcattaaaaatgcATTCTACATTGTGTTAGGAAATATATTAGAAAACAAATAGTTAGTATTGAAAGGATAAATAAATTgagtgtaaataaataaaataattaatatgccGTGGAATCTTGATCGATGTTCTTATATAGTAAACATCACcctccaaaaaataaaaagtaatagaGGATTTTTCTCAaccagaaaaaaaattatttctaaaaaacagaacagaaattttattaaaaataaagcaaCACAAGCAAAGCAGCAATAGCACATGTATTGGGCTTTTACTCTTAATTTTTTCTCAAACTAATATGGAATTACCCGCATTGTACTACCAACACCTTgtacaaaatttaacaaaaaagaaaaacaaaaacatcaagTTGCAGTGGCTATTTAATTCTACGATATCAACATTAGAAGTAGCTAAATCAGAAGATAGGGAAAGAGGGACCATGTTGTCATTAGGAGGACcaacaaagaataaaaattcaaatgggGTGGTTTGGCTCCCACCATGTCGTTTACACATATAacacatacatgcatacatacatacatacatacatacccTAATAACACCCGTGGCTTGTCCCTTTAGGGTTTGCCCCAACAGTCCCACATGACCCTTGAGGCTCAGCCTCAACTATCCATAAATAATTAACCCTCCATCTCCCCCTCCCAATCCTCCCATCCCACTATACACCTTCTATTCTACAACCACTTCCACACAACAACAGCAATGGCAATTAGAAAACCATCCAAACTGCCTCAAACCGCAGTTCTGAAGCAAATCCTGAAGAGATGTTCAAGCTTAGGCAGGAAACATGGATATGACGAAGATGGGCTCCCACTTGACGTACCAAAAGGTCACTTTGCCGTTTACGTTGGTGAAAACAGAAGCAGATACATCGTCCCTATCTCATTCTTGACCCACCCTGAGTTCCAATGTTTGCTTCGACGAGCGGAGGAAGAGTTTGGGTTTAACCATGATATGGGCCTTACCATCCCTTGTGAAGAAGTTGTTTTTCGCTCTCTTGCATCTATGCTTAGATGAAAATGGGGAAAAAGAATATATTGAGTTGCGAAATGAAGGGGTTCTGCCTTTGCATTTTTGGAGAAAGATGACCAAGAGAAGCATAGCAACCATATATATTGCAGAGCTAATTTCTCGGTTTTCTAACATCATTTCTTCATTGTGATTCTTGATCCCTTTTggggttttttcttttctttttactatttcggacccatgttttattaattagttattagTGACTCTAACTAGAGCTAAGAATTATAACATTTTCTGGGTCCAATCATTTGTATAAACTTGTGTTTCCTCACAGATTTTGTGAGAGAAGTTGAAAGTTAAGGAAACAACCTTATTTTATCTTCCAATGCAAATCAAgtaaatcttttcttttattattattattattattatagcttAGCTCTAGGTAGGGAAAAACATAATCCTGAGTCAAACTCAAAACCAAAGCGGAGGGCATGTAAtgtaaggaaaaagaaaaacattagaATCAGCAACCTGTCTGAGAATGTGGAATCACAGGTTTCAACTGTTGTTTATAAGATATTTATAACTGGGtcattatgtttttttctttctttcttttcatgcCTAATTAGTGAAGGAAGAATATGggtttaaaatcaaatttgcTAAATTTGACTTGCTATCTTAAATGAAAAAACTAGAAGCAACTATTCTCATTCAAATAATGAtacaaaatcaatttttttaaatatttgtttatttcaactactgattaaaattatctttattatcatataatataatttgaaataaatgtttCATGCAAAAAATTTCCTCGAAAAAGCAAAGGCATCATGATTGCATCCATATTTCATGCTCACGTATTAGTTGACTATTGGGGTATGCTCTTTACTCCATTAATGATTTGATCTGATCTAATCCTCAGCAAACATTAATTATTGCATTTGATACATCGCTCTCGTTCTAAATACTAACctcttcaatcttttaaatccAAGACTTTTCACTCTCTTCTCAAAAATCATATATGAGAAGGTGTATAAAATTACTCTATAAGATTAATGCATCATACTTGCTTCAGAGTATTTGGCGTAACACACACAATagctttcaaaataattaattttaattcacttCAAT
The nucleotide sequence above comes from Gossypium raimondii isolate GPD5lz chromosome 13, ASM2569854v1, whole genome shotgun sequence. Encoded proteins:
- the LOC105766900 gene encoding protein SMALL AUXIN UP-REGULATED RNA 12, whose product is MAIRKPSKLPQTAVLKQILKRCSSLGRKHGYDEDGLPLDVPKGHFAVYVGENRSRYIVPISFLTHPEFQCLLRRAEEEFGFNHDMGLTIPCEEVVFRSLASMLR